One window from the genome of Pseudalkalibacillus hwajinpoensis encodes:
- the pfkA gene encoding 6-phosphofructokinase, whose protein sequence is MKRIGVLTSGGDSPGMNAAIRAVVRKAIYHDIEVYGIYHGYTGLINGNIQKMEIGSVADIIHRGGTMLYSARCPEFKTLEGQLKGVENLKKFGIEGLVVIGGDGSYRGAQKLTGHGFPTIGIPGTIDNDIPGTDFTIGFDTALNTVIQAIDKIRDTATSHERTYVIEVMGRDAGDIALWSGLADGAESILIPEEKFELSDILSRLKRGHDRGKRHSIIVVAEGVGSGVEIGKQIQEEMNMETRVTVLGHVQRGGSPTASDRVLASRLGARAVELLLEGAEGRTVGIQNNQIVDMDINEALALPHEVNQKMCQLAKELSI, encoded by the coding sequence ATGAAACGTATTGGTGTACTAACCAGCGGAGGAGACTCACCAGGAATGAACGCTGCTATTCGAGCTGTCGTTCGAAAAGCTATCTACCATGATATTGAAGTTTATGGGATCTACCACGGATATACCGGGTTGATTAATGGAAATATACAGAAAATGGAAATCGGTTCTGTAGCTGATATTATCCATCGTGGCGGTACAATGTTATATTCTGCTCGCTGCCCTGAATTTAAGACACTTGAGGGTCAACTGAAGGGTGTAGAGAACTTAAAGAAATTTGGTATTGAGGGTCTAGTTGTAATCGGAGGAGATGGATCCTACCGTGGAGCTCAGAAATTAACTGGTCATGGCTTCCCGACGATTGGAATTCCAGGAACGATTGATAATGACATCCCTGGAACAGACTTTACGATTGGTTTCGATACAGCACTAAATACAGTTATTCAAGCTATTGATAAAATTCGTGATACGGCGACATCTCATGAGCGTACATATGTGATCGAGGTAATGGGACGTGACGCAGGAGATATCGCTCTTTGGTCAGGACTTGCTGACGGTGCTGAATCAATCCTCATTCCTGAGGAGAAGTTCGAGTTGTCAGATATCTTGAGTCGTTTGAAGCGCGGCCATGATCGCGGAAAACGTCACAGTATTATTGTTGTTGCTGAAGGTGTTGGAAGTGGTGTTGAAATTGGGAAACAAATCCAAGAAGAAATGAACATGGAAACACGTGTAACCGTTCTTGGTCACGTTCAACGTGGTGGTTCACCAACTGCTTCGGACCGAGTTCTAGCAAGCCGTCTTGGAGCACGTGCTGTTGAACTTCTACTTGAAGGAGCAGAAGGGCGAACAGTTGGTATTCAGAACAACCAAATTGTTGATATGGATATTAACGAAGCACTCGCTCTGCCACATGAAGTCAATCAAAAAATGTGTCAGCTTGCAAAGGAATTATCTATTTAA
- a CDS encoding FadR/GntR family transcriptional regulator, translated as MSQGKVYQNILQKIKAIIYNDGLQTGDKLPSERELSERLNAGRSSVREALRSMEMLGLIETRRGEGTFIANARDHRLVEVIASFILKDTKSKEDLLETRRLIEKDILRVACDRISDEYLDRLRTMMEYKDNSSGRNIFSTEFDTAFFRVIVSSTHNHLLMRLWGELADYHQTIWHQLTFRPKEYYESMIDALTSRNKESAICLFDTYEIKKTEE; from the coding sequence ATGAGTCAGGGGAAAGTTTATCAGAATATCCTTCAGAAAATAAAAGCGATTATTTATAACGATGGTTTACAAACCGGTGATAAGCTCCCTTCGGAAAGGGAGCTTTCTGAGCGCTTAAATGCCGGAAGATCTTCCGTAAGAGAAGCGTTAAGATCAATGGAAATGCTTGGTCTAATTGAAACTCGTCGAGGAGAAGGGACATTTATTGCAAATGCTAGAGATCATCGGCTTGTAGAAGTCATTGCCTCCTTTATTCTAAAAGATACAAAGTCTAAAGAAGATCTGTTAGAAACTAGAAGGTTAATTGAAAAAGATATTCTAAGGGTGGCTTGTGATCGAATCTCAGATGAATATCTTGATCGATTAAGAACTATGATGGAATATAAGGACAACTCTTCCGGTCGAAATATTTTTTCAACTGAATTTGATACAGCTTTCTTCCGAGTTATTGTTTCATCAACTCATAATCATCTACTCATGAGGTTATGGGGAGAGCTTGCAGATTACCATCAGACAATTTGGCACCAGTTAACTTTCCGCCCTAAAGAGTATTATGAATCCATGATTGATGCATTGACTTCTAGGAATAAGGAAAGTGCCATTTGTTTATTTGACACGTATGAAATAAAAAAAACGGAAGAATAG
- a CDS encoding DHH family phosphoesterase, producing the protein MKEQILDAIEQYETIIIHRHVRPDPDALGSQGGLAELIQTSFPKKRVFTVGEEEPSLTFLNRMDEVQDETYHNALVIVCDTANQPRVSDNRYRNGKFLIKIDHHPNEDPYGDLLWVDTSSSSVSEMIVDLYLTAKERGYKLSEKGAFLLYAGIVGDTGRFMFSNTTQRTFMYAGELLKFGVDTGSLYKELYKTEQHIARLNGYVLQHFETSETGAGWMKITKETVASYGVTASEASQLVNTFSNVAGLKAWVFFIEEPDQIRVRLRSKGPVVNTIAAQFNGGGHPMAAGATVYSWAEADDVLAELDKVCEEV; encoded by the coding sequence ATGAAGGAACAAATATTAGATGCTATCGAACAATATGAGACCATTATAATTCATCGTCATGTGCGCCCAGACCCTGATGCACTTGGCTCACAGGGAGGACTTGCCGAGCTTATACAAACTTCTTTTCCAAAGAAGCGTGTGTTTACGGTTGGTGAAGAAGAACCATCACTTACATTCCTGAACCGAATGGATGAGGTTCAGGATGAAACATATCATAACGCACTTGTCATTGTTTGTGATACGGCGAATCAGCCTAGGGTTAGTGATAACCGATATCGTAATGGCAAGTTCTTAATTAAAATCGATCATCATCCAAATGAAGACCCTTATGGTGATCTTCTCTGGGTAGACACTTCTTCAAGCTCTGTTAGTGAAATGATTGTAGATTTGTACCTTACCGCTAAGGAACGAGGGTACAAGCTTTCTGAAAAAGGAGCTTTTCTTCTTTATGCAGGTATAGTAGGTGATACTGGACGTTTTATGTTTTCCAATACGACTCAGCGTACCTTTATGTATGCAGGTGAGCTTTTGAAGTTTGGTGTAGACACAGGCTCTCTATATAAGGAACTATACAAAACGGAACAGCATATCGCTCGATTAAACGGATATGTCTTACAACATTTTGAAACATCAGAAACTGGTGCTGGATGGATGAAAATCACAAAAGAAACAGTTGCTTCATATGGCGTAACGGCTAGTGAGGCATCACAGCTAGTGAATACTTTCTCTAATGTAGCGGGTTTGAAGGCGTGGGTTTTCTTCATTGAGGAACCAGATCAAATTCGTGTTCGTCTTCGTTCTAAAGGGCCTGTTGTGAATACAATTGCTGCTCAATTTAATGGTGGCGGACATCCAATGGCTGCGGGGGCAACTGTTTATTCGTGGGCAGAGGCTGATGACGTCCTTGCGGAGCTAGACAAAGTGTGCGAAGAAGTATAA
- a CDS encoding DNA polymerase III subunit alpha, whose translation MEFVHLRVYSEYSLLDSPSRIESLVESAIQKGFQSMALTDKGTMYGTIPFYKACQAKGIKPIIGLEVSVGNESSLHQRDQHLDNLVLLAVNTEGYENLLNISTQMQSTGGPEPYIDKTNLFERSDGLIALSGTLHSEIGKALLYEEETVALQMAMEYQRVFKEGFYLEMQDHSLREERHLNLLISKLANKANIPLTVSNAVHYINQEDGEAHDCLRCIDTGQRYEEKDKVALPNHEYYLTSEEEMRERFKGYEEALANTTKIAARCSVELNFEQTHLPVYPVPDGKSAFEFLKEICINHLAERYHDPGIHVTDRLDYELSIINEMGFNDYFLIVWDFMKYAHDHHMITGPGRGSAAGSLVAYLLHITDVDPIEHNLLFERFLNPERVTMPDIDIDFPDVRRDEVIEYVYEKYGHDRVAQIVTFGTLAAKAAIRDVGKVLEVDTKLLDAMSKAVPSRPGMTLKQAKEESKALMDLISSTSEGKQVFDIASTIEGLPRHTSTHAAGIVISAEPLTKHVPLLGGHHISLTQFPMNDLEEVGLLKMDFLGLRNLTLIEGILNDIESETGVRPSLSTIPMDDQPTFSLLQKADTTGVFQLESDGMRQVLRRLKPTEFEDIVAVNALYRPGPMENIPLFISGKHKERSIDYLHPDLEPILKSTYGVIVYQEQIMQIASKLAGFSLGEADLLRRAVSKKKREVLESEREHFVSGCLAKGYPKETAVKVYEYIVRFADYGFNRSHAVAYSVIAYQLAYLKANYSRYFFSSLLTSAIGNQDRLAMYLSEARQKGMTVHPPSINKSKETFTVENEALRFGLLPVKNVGKNAIEEILDKRNHFYKSLFDLCARISLRIVNKRALESLIFAGTMDEFGVSRSSMLASLEGAMNYGYEQNGQKGFFEDGEAEPAYESVPPFDEKEMLAFEKEAIGFYLTAHPLDPYLENLKGYVRDVTRDAITASDRAPLRLAVEVLKVRSIRTKKGQMMAFLTFGDETGEIEGVAFPDVWEQMESLLSKGQFLYVDGVGQKRNDQTNIIISRAMKLSDVQPKKEKKTLFLKVEPHHKSMLSEVKEVLRNYEGDAEVVVYYSETDKTVKLGKEWLVNPDTDCLQALKKLLGENNVVKKPR comes from the coding sequence ATGGAATTTGTGCATCTTCGTGTTTACAGTGAATATAGTCTGCTAGATAGCCCAAGTCGAATTGAATCACTTGTTGAATCTGCAATACAAAAAGGATTTCAGTCTATGGCTCTGACAGATAAAGGAACAATGTATGGGACAATTCCATTCTATAAAGCATGTCAAGCAAAGGGAATAAAGCCAATAATCGGACTAGAGGTAAGCGTTGGGAATGAGTCTTCTCTCCATCAGCGGGACCAACATTTGGATAACCTTGTTCTACTTGCTGTTAATACGGAAGGTTATGAGAACTTATTGAATATCAGTACGCAAATGCAAAGTACAGGGGGGCCAGAACCATATATAGATAAAACAAATTTATTTGAAAGATCAGATGGTCTCATTGCCTTATCTGGGACCCTTCATAGTGAAATTGGAAAAGCCCTTCTTTATGAAGAAGAGACGGTCGCCTTACAAATGGCAATGGAGTATCAACGTGTTTTCAAAGAGGGATTCTATCTCGAAATGCAGGATCATTCTCTTAGAGAAGAAAGACACCTTAACTTGTTAATTTCTAAGCTTGCCAATAAAGCGAACATTCCATTAACCGTTTCAAATGCGGTTCACTATATTAATCAAGAAGATGGGGAAGCACATGATTGCTTAAGGTGTATTGATACAGGGCAACGTTATGAAGAGAAAGACAAGGTGGCCTTACCTAATCATGAATATTATTTAACCTCTGAGGAAGAAATGAGAGAGCGGTTTAAGGGTTATGAGGAAGCTCTTGCAAACACAACTAAGATCGCCGCAAGATGTTCTGTCGAACTGAATTTCGAACAAACGCACTTACCCGTTTATCCAGTTCCTGACGGAAAATCGGCTTTTGAGTTCTTGAAGGAGATATGTATAAACCATTTAGCTGAGCGATATCACGATCCAGGTATACATGTGACGGACCGATTAGATTACGAACTTTCAATTATCAATGAGATGGGGTTTAATGATTATTTCCTAATTGTTTGGGATTTCATGAAATATGCTCATGATCATCATATGATTACAGGTCCGGGGAGAGGATCGGCGGCTGGCTCTCTCGTTGCTTACTTATTGCATATAACAGATGTGGATCCTATCGAACACAACCTTCTATTTGAGCGCTTCTTGAATCCAGAACGAGTTACGATGCCAGATATTGACATTGACTTTCCTGATGTAAGAAGAGATGAGGTCATTGAATACGTTTACGAGAAATACGGACATGACCGAGTAGCCCAAATCGTAACATTCGGTACGCTTGCTGCAAAAGCTGCAATTCGTGACGTTGGAAAAGTATTAGAAGTAGATACGAAGCTTCTGGATGCGATGTCTAAAGCAGTTCCTTCAAGACCTGGAATGACGTTGAAACAGGCAAAAGAAGAGTCAAAAGCACTCATGGATCTCATATCATCTACCTCTGAAGGAAAACAGGTTTTTGACATAGCAAGTACGATTGAAGGGCTACCACGTCATACATCAACACATGCCGCAGGAATTGTTATTTCAGCTGAGCCGCTTACGAAACATGTACCTTTACTTGGTGGTCATCATATTAGTTTGACGCAGTTTCCCATGAACGATTTAGAAGAAGTAGGTCTTTTGAAAATGGACTTTCTTGGACTTCGAAATTTAACTTTAATTGAAGGGATATTAAATGATATCGAAAGTGAAACAGGCGTGCGCCCTTCGCTTTCTACAATTCCAATGGATGATCAACCTACCTTCTCACTGCTGCAAAAAGCTGACACAACAGGTGTTTTTCAACTTGAATCTGATGGCATGCGTCAAGTGCTGAGGAGGCTGAAGCCGACTGAATTTGAAGATATTGTTGCTGTTAATGCTTTATATAGGCCGGGTCCAATGGAAAACATTCCGCTCTTCATTTCAGGTAAACATAAAGAACGTTCAATTGATTATCTCCATCCAGATCTTGAACCAATTCTAAAATCAACTTATGGAGTTATCGTGTATCAAGAGCAAATCATGCAAATTGCATCAAAATTAGCAGGTTTTTCTCTTGGAGAAGCGGATTTATTAAGAAGGGCCGTATCTAAGAAGAAGCGTGAAGTTCTTGAATCTGAAAGAGAGCATTTCGTTAGTGGTTGTCTTGCAAAGGGATATCCTAAAGAAACTGCTGTTAAAGTATATGAGTACATTGTCCGTTTTGCGGATTACGGATTTAATCGGAGTCACGCAGTAGCTTATAGCGTGATTGCTTATCAACTAGCTTATTTAAAAGCTAACTATTCACGTTACTTCTTTTCGAGTCTATTAACTTCTGCAATCGGAAACCAAGATAGACTTGCTATGTATTTATCAGAAGCAAGACAAAAAGGCATGACGGTTCATCCGCCGTCAATCAACAAAAGCAAAGAAACCTTCACTGTTGAAAATGAGGCCTTGAGATTCGGTTTGCTTCCCGTAAAAAATGTAGGTAAAAATGCTATAGAAGAAATCTTGGATAAGAGGAATCACTTTTATAAAAGCCTTTTTGATTTATGCGCAAGAATTTCACTGAGAATAGTAAATAAGCGTGCACTTGAATCGTTGATCTTTGCTGGTACGATGGATGAGTTCGGGGTAAGTCGTTCCTCTATGCTCGCTTCACTCGAAGGAGCCATGAACTATGGGTATGAACAAAATGGACAAAAAGGTTTTTTTGAAGATGGTGAGGCTGAACCAGCTTACGAGAGCGTTCCCCCTTTTGATGAAAAAGAAATGCTTGCTTTCGAGAAAGAAGCAATTGGGTTTTATTTAACAGCCCATCCTCTTGATCCCTATTTAGAGAATTTGAAGGGATACGTAAGAGATGTTACGAGAGACGCAATCACTGCTTCAGATCGAGCCCCACTAAGGTTAGCTGTAGAGGTATTGAAGGTCAGAAGTATTCGCACGAAGAAAGGACAAATGATGGCTTTTCTAACGTTTGGTGATGAAACGGGAGAAATAGAAGGAGTCGCTTTTCCTGATGTTTGGGAACAAATGGAGAGTCTTTTATCGAAAGGGCAATTTCTTTACGTTGATGGTGTAGGGCAGAAACGAAATGATCAAACGAATATTATTATTTCTCGAGCGATGAAGCTAAGTGATGTTCAACCAAAGAAAGAGAAGAAAACCTTATTTCTGAAAGTTGAGCCTCACCATAAAAGTATGCTAAGTGAAGTGAAGGAAGTGCTTCGAAACTATGAGGGTGATGCAGAGGTCGTAGTTTATTATAGTGAAACAGATAAAACCGTAAAGCTTGGTAAAGAATGGCTGGTAAACCCTGATACTGACTGTCTTCAAGCCTTGAAAAAATTACTTGGTGAAAACAATGTTGTGAAAAAGCCTCGATGA
- the ytrI gene encoding sporulation membrane protein YtrI, which yields MRVPQIYSRKGWQRFLAGLSVGVIFGWLFFLMLFGIMYEKQITTIKEQKIEISDLKTQNQTLLDDQVNYNNKEIEKTLLVKKIEVTFEKDNDLPLNSLTRHELKKEIQTELNDLLNKDLGAISRTRSFIIQSLENKTLMIDNIKYGFKVKQFILWTTVEVVLTIELVQ from the coding sequence ATGAGAGTTCCGCAAATTTATTCTAGAAAAGGGTGGCAACGATTTCTTGCAGGTCTTTCTGTAGGAGTCATCTTTGGGTGGTTATTCTTTCTGATGCTATTCGGCATTATGTACGAAAAGCAGATCACAACGATTAAAGAACAAAAAATTGAAATCTCGGACTTAAAAACCCAAAATCAAACATTGCTCGATGATCAAGTAAATTATAATAATAAAGAAATCGAAAAAACTCTTCTCGTCAAAAAAATCGAAGTCACTTTCGAGAAAGATAATGACCTACCATTAAACTCATTAACGCGCCACGAGTTAAAGAAAGAAATTCAAACCGAATTAAATGATCTTCTCAACAAGGATCTCGGAGCGATTTCTAGAACCAGAAGCTTTATCATTCAATCCCTCGAAAATAAAACGCTCATGATTGACAATATTAAATATGGTTTTAAAGTGAAGCAATTTATTCTTTGGACAACAGTCGAGGTGGTGCTTACGATTGAACTCGTTCAATAG
- the accA gene encoding acetyl-CoA carboxylase carboxyl transferase subunit alpha: protein MAQRLDFERPLQELEDKITELHSFMEEKNVDLNDEVSRLQKRLSKMEEEIYENLTAWNRVQLARHPERPTTSDYIERIFENFLELHGDRLFGDDEAIVGGIATFEGKAVTVIGHQRGKDTKENLRRNFGMPHPEGYRKALRLMKQAEKFQRPVIFLLDTKGAFPGKAAEERGQSEAIARNLIEMAGLTVPIICIVIGEGASGGALAIGVGNHVHMLENSWYSVISPEGAAALLWKDSGLAQQAADTMKITAPDLKELNVIDEIIPEVKGGAHRNMGEQAKAIHSALVKSLEELTQLSKQELVNQRYEKYRNIGQYTFVTDTIGLK, encoded by the coding sequence ATGGCACAGAGACTTGATTTTGAACGACCTCTCCAAGAGTTAGAAGATAAAATTACTGAATTACATTCTTTCATGGAAGAAAAGAATGTGGATCTTAATGATGAAGTTTCTCGTCTTCAAAAAAGACTTTCAAAAATGGAAGAAGAAATTTACGAGAATTTAACAGCGTGGAACCGTGTCCAATTGGCTAGACACCCTGAACGTCCCACAACTTCTGATTATATCGAGCGTATTTTTGAGAACTTTCTTGAATTGCATGGTGATCGACTGTTTGGTGATGACGAAGCGATTGTAGGTGGTATCGCAACCTTTGAAGGAAAAGCTGTAACGGTTATCGGCCATCAGCGTGGTAAAGATACAAAAGAGAATCTTAGACGAAATTTTGGTATGCCACATCCTGAAGGCTATCGTAAAGCGCTTCGTCTCATGAAACAAGCTGAAAAATTTCAACGTCCCGTTATTTTTCTTCTAGATACTAAAGGAGCGTTTCCTGGTAAGGCAGCGGAAGAAAGAGGGCAAAGTGAAGCGATTGCACGAAACCTGATTGAAATGGCGGGGCTAACCGTTCCTATCATTTGCATTGTTATAGGAGAAGGTGCGAGTGGAGGAGCGTTAGCGATTGGCGTAGGTAATCACGTGCACATGCTTGAAAATTCATGGTATTCCGTTATTTCTCCTGAAGGAGCTGCGGCTTTGTTGTGGAAGGATTCTGGTTTAGCTCAGCAGGCTGCTGATACTATGAAAATCACGGCGCCAGATTTGAAAGAACTAAATGTCATTGATGAGATTATCCCTGAAGTAAAGGGAGGGGCTCATCGAAATATGGGAGAACAGGCGAAGGCGATTCACTCGGCCCTTGTCAAATCACTTGAAGAACTGACACAACTTTCCAAACAGGAGCTTGTGAATCAACGCTATGAAAAATACAGAAATATTGGACAATATACGTTTGTAACCGATACCATTGGCTTAAAATAA
- a CDS encoding YtpI family protein encodes MPIFVILIVFSIVFYLFYRVKAVRHNGVATTQWLNSKASIALGLFLIFFAINTLTVSLSTVTVIVAAVFILLGLVNVTVGYKKYRHYLPFAIEEAKDMKLN; translated from the coding sequence ATGCCTATCTTTGTCATATTAATTGTCTTTTCAATCGTTTTCTATTTGTTTTATCGAGTAAAAGCTGTTCGACATAACGGTGTCGCAACAACTCAATGGCTTAATTCAAAAGCAAGCATTGCACTAGGACTTTTCCTTATCTTTTTTGCCATTAATACGCTTACCGTTTCTTTATCAACGGTCACTGTGATTGTTGCCGCTGTCTTTATTTTACTTGGTCTTGTAAACGTTACAGTCGGCTATAAAAAGTATCGACACTATCTTCCATTTGCAATCGAAGAAGCAAAGGATATGAAACTAAACTAA
- a CDS encoding YtrH family sporulation protein, whose translation MERVTLVTLIIAFFVAFGVIVGGSIIGGIGAFLSGEPPLHWIYIVAQRLKIWAIAAAIGGTFDTINNMERSFLSGSPDEIMRQFLWIFCALGGAQAGMEIINWLTQERSSL comes from the coding sequence ATGGAGAGAGTAACGCTCGTAACATTAATTATCGCTTTTTTCGTTGCATTTGGTGTGATTGTTGGAGGGTCAATTATCGGAGGAATCGGGGCATTCCTTTCTGGTGAGCCACCACTACACTGGATCTATATCGTTGCACAAAGATTAAAAATCTGGGCGATTGCCGCAGCAATTGGCGGAACATTTGATACGATAAATAACATGGAAAGAAGTTTTCTCAGTGGTTCTCCAGATGAAATCATGCGTCAATTTTTATGGATTTTCTGTGCGCTTGGTGGGGCGCAGGCAGGTATGGAGATCATTAACTGGCTTACTCAGGAACGCTCTTCCTTATGA
- a CDS encoding NAD(P)-dependent malic enzyme — translation MTREEALHIHRVRQGKLESKSKVPVRNATDLSLAYSPGVAEPCKEIYDDKNKVYEYTMKGNMVAVVSDGTAVLGLGNIGPEAALPVMEGKAVLFKSFAGVDAFPICLNTTDVDQIVQTVKLMEPTFGGINLEDIAAPNCFVIEERLKKETNIPIFHDDQHGTAIVTVAGLVNALKLSGKKMSEIKVVINGAGAAGIAIIKLLNRFGVKDIIMCDSKGAIYEGRSYGMNDVKAEVAKYTNRDKAEGSLKEVISGTDVFIGVSVEGALTREMVESMNDDPTIFAMANPNPEIMPNDAREAGAKVIGTGRSDFPNQINNVLAFPGIFRGALDVRATHINEDMKVAAVHAIAELVAEEDLSADYVIPAPFDPRVAPAVAASVAKAAMETGVARINVDPEAVKEKTRALAIIEEDNE, via the coding sequence ATTACGAGAGAAGAAGCTCTACATATTCACAGAGTGAGACAAGGAAAACTAGAATCTAAATCGAAGGTGCCGGTTCGAAACGCTACGGATTTAAGTCTAGCTTATTCACCAGGTGTTGCAGAGCCTTGTAAAGAAATTTATGATGACAAGAATAAAGTATATGAATATACGATGAAAGGAAACATGGTTGCCGTCGTATCCGATGGCACAGCCGTTCTTGGACTTGGAAATATTGGGCCGGAAGCAGCACTTCCTGTAATGGAAGGGAAAGCAGTGCTTTTCAAAAGTTTTGCTGGTGTTGATGCATTTCCTATTTGCTTAAATACGACTGATGTTGATCAAATTGTGCAGACAGTAAAGTTAATGGAACCTACTTTTGGTGGTATTAACCTTGAAGATATTGCTGCCCCTAATTGTTTTGTTATCGAAGAAAGATTAAAAAAAGAAACAAATATCCCTATTTTCCATGATGATCAACACGGCACTGCCATTGTTACGGTAGCAGGGCTTGTCAATGCTTTGAAACTATCAGGTAAGAAAATGAGTGAAATTAAAGTAGTTATCAATGGTGCTGGAGCTGCAGGTATCGCCATTATTAAGCTTTTGAATCGTTTTGGTGTCAAGGATATCATTATGTGTGATTCGAAAGGTGCTATATACGAAGGCCGTTCTTATGGAATGAACGACGTGAAGGCAGAAGTTGCGAAGTATACAAATCGTGACAAAGCAGAAGGGTCACTGAAAGAAGTTATTTCAGGCACAGATGTTTTCATTGGGGTTTCAGTTGAGGGAGCACTGACAAGAGAAATGGTCGAATCTATGAATGATGATCCAACTATTTTTGCAATGGCTAACCCTAATCCTGAAATCATGCCAAATGATGCAAGAGAAGCGGGAGCTAAGGTTATTGGTACTGGGCGATCAGATTTCCCAAATCAAATAAATAATGTTCTAGCGTTTCCTGGAATTTTCCGAGGCGCACTTGATGTTAGAGCAACTCATATTAACGAAGATATGAAGGTCGCTGCTGTACATGCTATTGCAGAACTTGTTGCTGAAGAAGATTTGAGCGCTGACTACGTTATTCCCGCACCGTTTGATCCACGAGTAGCACCTGCTGTTGCTGCTAGTGTAGCGAAAGCTGCGATGGAGACGGGTGTGGCTCGTATAAACGTAGATCCTGAAGCAGTTAAAGAAAAGACACGTGCTCTCGCTATTATTGAAGAAGATAACGAGTAA
- the accD gene encoding acetyl-CoA carboxylase, carboxyltransferase subunit beta, translated as MLKDLFNKKKKYATVPSDKIKQDVPEGIMTKCPGCKSIIYTKELEKSHKVCVKCGYHHQMSAPERLKDTLDSGSFTELDADMISENPLSFPDYVERLEKDQKKSSLNEAVVTGEGTIDGYRTAIAVMDARFRMGSMGSVVGEKITRAIEHAHKEKIPFIVFTASGGARMQEGVLSLMQMAKSSVALKRFSDDGGLFISIMTHPTTGGVSASFASVGDFNFAEPKALIGFAGRRIIEQTIREDLPEDFQTAEFLLHHGQLDRVIHRADMKKILGQVLMIHGNGGEE; from the coding sequence TTGTTAAAAGATCTATTCAACAAGAAGAAGAAGTATGCGACGGTTCCCTCAGATAAAATAAAACAAGATGTACCTGAAGGCATTATGACAAAGTGTCCAGGGTGTAAAAGTATTATTTATACGAAAGAGCTGGAAAAATCGCATAAGGTTTGTGTGAAATGTGGGTATCACCATCAAATGTCAGCCCCTGAAAGATTAAAGGATACGCTTGATTCAGGTTCTTTTACAGAACTGGATGCAGATATGATTTCAGAAAACCCGCTCTCTTTTCCCGATTATGTTGAGCGTTTGGAAAAGGATCAAAAGAAATCCTCATTGAATGAAGCGGTTGTAACGGGTGAAGGAACAATAGATGGCTACCGAACAGCTATTGCAGTAATGGATGCACGTTTTCGAATGGGAAGCATGGGTTCAGTGGTAGGAGAAAAAATCACTAGAGCGATTGAGCATGCGCATAAAGAAAAAATTCCGTTTATTGTCTTTACTGCCTCAGGCGGTGCTCGAATGCAAGAGGGTGTTTTGAGTTTGATGCAAATGGCGAAATCCAGCGTGGCGCTTAAAAGGTTTAGCGATGACGGTGGACTATTCATTTCTATAATGACACATCCTACAACTGGTGGTGTATCAGCGAGTTTTGCTTCTGTAGGCGATTTTAATTTCGCTGAACCTAAGGCTTTGATTGGCTTCGCTGGTAGACGAATTATTGAGCAAACGATTCGTGAAGATCTTCCAGAAGATTTTCAGACGGCTGAATTTCTCCTTCATCATGGTCAGTTGGATCGCGTGATTCATCGAGCTGATATGAAGAAGATACTCGGTCAGGTACTAATGATTCATGGAAATGGAGGTGAAGAATAA